A stretch of Ferribacterium limneticum DNA encodes these proteins:
- a CDS encoding toll/interleukin-1 receptor domain-containing protein, translating to MAKIDFFLSFNSTDRAIADAVYKTVSDAGFSCFYQHEDIPDGANFVQRMTSGLTEAATVIALFSPAYFQSRYALAELHAAFADDPLNDRGSILPLLISPCAVPKPFNFLVFVDCRNMAATELHRRLLDMLERYRKTPALQASRIPETNTAGAAQRLLDDLELAYAVFKSQCEVRNALVDAMCERDASFELVQYEPFIVRYFAAMTPEERRLHQRIREQTDTIEKLNRHALYCVEASKEFSRRIPRLTALREHLAAWLEKYDRTFETDPSVGVLYVGVQEQKPFPAGIEGEIRRYIDEKKAGG from the coding sequence GTGGCCAAGATCGATTTCTTCCTGAGCTTCAACAGCACCGACCGGGCAATTGCCGATGCGGTTTACAAGACAGTGAGCGACGCCGGGTTTTCGTGCTTCTACCAGCATGAAGACATTCCGGATGGCGCGAATTTCGTGCAGCGGATGACCTCGGGCCTGACTGAAGCGGCGACGGTGATTGCGCTGTTTTCGCCGGCTTATTTTCAGTCGCGCTACGCGCTGGCCGAGTTGCACGCTGCCTTTGCCGACGACCCGCTGAACGATCGGGGGTCAATCCTGCCCTTGTTGATTTCGCCTTGCGCGGTGCCGAAACCGTTCAACTTCCTGGTTTTCGTCGATTGCCGAAACATGGCAGCGACCGAGCTACATCGCCGGCTGCTCGATATGCTCGAACGCTACCGCAAGACGCCCGCCCTGCAGGCTTCGCGTATCCCGGAGACAAATACGGCCGGCGCAGCGCAGCGGCTGCTGGACGATCTGGAGCTGGCCTACGCGGTCTTCAAGTCGCAGTGCGAGGTACGCAATGCCCTGGTCGATGCGATGTGCGAACGTGACGCCAGTTTCGAGTTGGTTCAGTACGAGCCCTTCATCGTCCGCTACTTCGCCGCCATGACGCCGGAAGAGCGCCGGTTGCACCAGCGTATCCGGGAGCAGACCGACACCATCGAGAAGCTGAACCGGCATGCGCTGTACTGCGTCGAGGCCAGCAAGGAGTTCTCCCGTCGAATTCCGCGCCTGACGGCGCTGCGGGAACATCTGGCGGCGTGGCTGGAGAAGTACGACAGAACATTCGAAACCGATCCGTCAGTCGGTGTGCTCTACGTTGGCGTGCAGGAGCAGAAGCCCTTCCCGGCCGGCATCGAGGGCGAGATACGACGTTACATCGACGAGAAGAAAGCGGGCGGCTGA
- the lolA gene encoding outer membrane lipoprotein chaperone LolA: protein MNIAQKILSTAAFGFLPLLAHAGAVDQLHDFLKNTRTLKAEFSQAVIAKNGRKPQQSSGTVAIARPGKLRWEIVKPYPQLIVGDGEKIWIHDPELQQVTVRKAGQAIGSSPAALLSGNNDLEKNFTLREAGEAEGMAWVEATPKAGDSGFEKVRLAFSGNDLKAMELQDSFGQTTHIRFSKIERNPALPASTFKFTPPAGTDVVGE from the coding sequence ATGAATATCGCCCAAAAAATCCTATCCACCGCAGCCTTCGGCTTCCTCCCGCTGCTTGCCCACGCTGGTGCGGTTGATCAGTTGCACGACTTCCTGAAAAACACCCGCACGCTGAAAGCCGAGTTTTCGCAGGCGGTGATTGCCAAGAATGGCCGCAAGCCGCAGCAGTCTTCTGGCACCGTCGCCATTGCGCGGCCCGGCAAGCTGCGCTGGGAAATCGTCAAGCCCTACCCGCAACTGATTGTCGGCGATGGCGAAAAAATCTGGATTCACGACCCCGAGTTGCAGCAGGTCACGGTGCGCAAGGCCGGGCAGGCGATCGGCAGTTCGCCGGCTGCACTGCTTTCCGGCAACAACGATCTGGAAAAGAACTTCACGCTCAGAGAGGCCGGCGAAGCCGAGGGCATGGCCTGGGTCGAGGCGACCCCGAAGGCCGGTGACAGCGGCTTCGAGAAAGTACGCCTGGCCTTTTCCGGCAACGACCTGAAAGCCATGGAGTTGCAGGATAGTTTCGGCCAGACCACGCATATTCGCTTTTCGAAAATCGAGCGCAACCCGGCCCTACCGGCCAGCACCTTCAAATTTACGCCGCCTGCCGGCACGGATGTTGTCGGCGAGTGA